From Elusimicrobiota bacterium, the proteins below share one genomic window:
- a CDS encoding ABC transporter ATP-binding protein codes for MPVVTLEQMTKTYPMGAEKFYALTGINLAFEKGEFAGLVGPSGSGKTTLLNIIGSLDKPSEGKAVVIGKETGKMSENDAALLRNKHMGFIFQTYNLLPVYTVYENVELPLLLLKTPPAERKKKVLAALEWVHLTDKIGSRPSQLSGGQAQRVAVARAIVKQPELVLADEPTANLDAENSHNILDMMVKLNDELKITFIFATHDEKVIAHLKRKIRLVDGKVVSDEKAG; via the coding sequence ATGCCAGTTGTTACACTTGAACAAATGACAAAAACGTATCCGATGGGTGCGGAAAAGTTTTACGCGCTGACCGGAATTAACCTAGCTTTTGAAAAAGGTGAGTTTGCCGGCCTTGTCGGCCCCAGCGGGTCGGGAAAAACGACGTTACTGAATATAATAGGTTCCTTGGATAAACCGAGTGAAGGGAAAGCTGTGGTTATCGGGAAAGAAACTGGCAAAATGTCAGAAAACGACGCAGCGTTGTTGCGGAATAAACATATGGGCTTTATTTTTCAAACGTATAATCTCCTGCCGGTTTATACGGTATACGAAAATGTCGAATTACCGTTGCTGTTGCTGAAAACTCCGCCGGCGGAACGTAAGAAAAAAGTATTAGCTGCGCTGGAATGGGTACATCTGACCGACAAAATTGGTTCAAGGCCAAGCCAGCTTTCCGGCGGGCAGGCGCAGAGAGTGGCGGTTGCACGCGCAATTGTGAAACAACCTGAGCTTGTGTTGGCGGACGAGCCCACCGCGAATCTTGACGCCGAGAACTCGCATAACATCCTTGATATGATGGTGAAGCTTAATGACGAGTTGAAGATAACGTTTATTTTTGCGACACATGATGAGAAGGTTATTGCGCATCTGAAACGCAAAATCCGGTTGGTTGACGGTAAAGTTGTTTCTGACGAAAAGGCTGGATAG
- a CDS encoding FtsX-like permease family protein — protein MKTIFNLALKNVLGAGLRTWLSVAVLSFTYVLIIFHQGMFTGMLKQSAYYTQQDDVAGGQYWINTYDPYDAVTWDDSFGKLPEELDKLTKSGDAAAVLFRPAMIYPQGRMQPVLIRGIDPNQTVLRIPTKKLEASGDAIPVMVGSRMAEKNKFKPGDTVTIRFRDKNGTFDAVDAKIAEVMVTNVPAIDNGTIWMSIGRLSKLMGTNNNASMVILRQKVLSPPAPAGWTFHSLDMLMKEINDIVAAKKKTSSFLYVILLALSLIGIFDTQILSIFRRKKEIGTLMALGFKRSTVIGLFTMEGAMHGVLAIVVGFIYGTPLMWYTAKHGFDMPMDSSQYGFAIAMKLLPVYPAALILGTVLIIMMTVTTVSYIPPRKISKLDPTEALRGKVS, from the coding sequence ATGAAAACTATATTTAATCTGGCGTTGAAGAACGTTCTTGGCGCGGGCTTGCGCACGTGGTTAAGCGTAGCGGTGTTGTCGTTTACATACGTTTTAATAATATTTCATCAGGGAATGTTCACGGGAATGTTGAAGCAGTCCGCGTATTATACCCAGCAGGATGATGTTGCGGGAGGGCAGTACTGGATTAATACGTACGATCCGTATGACGCGGTTACCTGGGACGATAGCTTTGGCAAACTCCCGGAGGAACTGGATAAACTTACAAAATCAGGCGATGCTGCGGCGGTATTATTCCGTCCCGCAATGATTTACCCGCAGGGAAGAATGCAGCCTGTTCTTATCCGTGGGATCGATCCTAACCAAACTGTCTTGCGGATACCGACAAAAAAGTTGGAAGCCAGTGGTGACGCGATACCTGTTATGGTTGGAAGCAGGATGGCGGAAAAAAATAAGTTTAAACCCGGAGATACGGTTACAATCAGGTTTAGGGATAAAAACGGGACGTTTGACGCTGTAGATGCAAAGATCGCAGAAGTTATGGTTACCAACGTACCTGCGATTGATAATGGTACGATATGGATGAGTATCGGCCGGTTGTCAAAACTTATGGGGACTAACAACAATGCGTCGATGGTTATTCTTCGTCAAAAAGTGTTATCCCCGCCTGCGCCTGCGGGCTGGACGTTTCACTCATTGGATATGTTGATGAAAGAAATAAATGATATTGTCGCTGCGAAAAAGAAGACGTCATCGTTTTTGTACGTAATACTTTTAGCACTTTCGTTAATAGGTATTTTTGATACACAAATACTGTCGATATTCCGCAGGAAAAAGGAAATCGGGACCCTTATGGCGTTGGGGTTCAAGCGGTCAACGGTGATCGGGTTGTTTACTATGGAAGGCGCGATGCACGGAGTGCTCGCTATTGTTGTGGGATTTATATACGGTACGCCGTTGATGTGGTATACCGCGAAGCACGGGTTTGATATGCCGATGGACAGCAGTCAGTACGGATTCGCGATTGCGATGAAATTGTTGCCAGTATATCCCGCAGCGTTAATATTGGGTACGGTGTTAATTATAATGATGACGGTAACAACCGTGAGTTACATCCCTCCGCGGAAAATATCTAAACTTGACCCGACGGAAGCGTTACGGGGGAAAGTGTCATGA
- a CDS encoding FtsX-like permease family protein, translated as MISFIIKGLLRDRSRSLFPIITISSGVFLTVVFYSWMAGMFNEMIDISARFDAGHVKITTNGYKELAEQLPNDLAVSGVTKLVKKFETEYPSMTWAPRIKFGGLIDIPDKNGETRVQMPMYAMAVNLLGKDTPEVGLLSLNKCVVAGVLPKKHNELLLSEILAKKLGVRVGDKATLISSTIYGSMAMQNFTVTGLVRFGSDVLDRRAVITDIADAQYMLEMEDSAGEILGFTKDMNYVEPVLAVMKEKFNVDNYKKTDQYSLTMRLLAEQSQFGIMISFSKIVGYVLAAAFIFAMVLILWNAGLMNSIRRYGEIGVRLAMGEPKGVIYRSLILESVFIGIAGSVVGTVFGLAVSFYLQIYGWDFTGKMQSSTILLQNVLRAQVTPMSYVIGFIPGVIASVLGTIAAGFGIYGRQTAQLFKELEV; from the coding sequence ATGATAAGTTTTATAATTAAGGGTTTGTTAAGGGACCGTTCCCGTAGTTTGTTTCCTATAATCACAATAAGTTCCGGCGTTTTCTTGACAGTAGTGTTTTATAGCTGGATGGCTGGGATGTTTAACGAAATGATAGATATTAGCGCGAGGTTTGATGCCGGGCATGTAAAAATTACTACTAACGGGTATAAAGAACTTGCGGAGCAGTTACCTAATGATTTGGCAGTAAGCGGGGTTACAAAACTTGTGAAAAAGTTTGAAACCGAGTATCCGTCAATGACCTGGGCACCGAGGATCAAGTTCGGCGGGTTAATTGATATTCCTGACAAAAACGGTGAAACACGGGTACAGATGCCGATGTACGCTATGGCAGTCAACCTTCTCGGGAAAGACACACCCGAGGTTGGGTTATTGAGCCTTAATAAATGCGTGGTTGCTGGTGTATTGCCTAAAAAACATAATGAGTTGTTGTTATCAGAAATACTGGCAAAAAAACTGGGGGTAAGGGTCGGGGATAAAGCAACGCTGATAAGTTCTACTATCTACGGAAGTATGGCAATGCAAAACTTTACGGTTACCGGGCTTGTACGGTTTGGCAGCGATGTTCTTGACCGCAGGGCTGTTATTACGGATATTGCCGATGCGCAGTATATGCTCGAGATGGAAGACAGCGCGGGTGAAATTCTGGGGTTTACAAAGGATATGAATTATGTTGAACCTGTATTGGCGGTGATGAAAGAAAAATTTAATGTTGATAACTACAAAAAAACTGATCAGTACTCGCTAACCATGCGGTTGTTGGCAGAACAAAGCCAGTTCGGTATTATGATATCCTTTTCAAAAATAGTTGGGTATGTTTTAGCTGCGGCATTCATCTTTGCGATGGTATTGATCCTGTGGAATGCCGGATTGATGAACAGTATCCGTAGGTACGGCGAGATCGGCGTACGGCTTGCGATGGGTGAACCCAAAGGCGTTATTTACCGGAGTTTAATCCTGGAATCTGTGTTTATAGGAATTGCTGGATCAGTTGTCGGTACGGTATTTGGCTTGGCGGTATCATTTTACCTGCAAATATACGGGTGGGATTTTACGGGAAAAATGCAGTCGTCGACAATATTGTTGCAAAACGTTTTACGCGCGCAGGTAACTCCGATGAGTTATGTAATAGGATTCATCCCGGGTGTTATAGCGTCAGTACTTGGCACTATCGCTGCTGGGTTTGGGATTTATGGGCGTCAAACCGCGCAGTTGTTTAAGGAGTTGGAGGTATAA
- a CDS encoding outer membrane lipoprotein-sorting protein — protein sequence MWNNRQGLNVTVGLCGIAVMVMVATLCYCEDTFTGTQILKLIDKNYNAKTQVSVSEMVIKTERGPARTVESKSWSEGNDKTFTEYLAPAREKGTKMLKLGDELWIWSPSADRVIKIAGHMLRQSVMGSDLSYEDFMENTKLADAYDVVIATEQMVNARQCYILELTGKVDDLAYHKRKIWVDKERYVPLRSDLYAKSGKLLKTFKIADVFQVGDRWYPKKMVFKDALKRGDGTEFIIKSIEFDVEIPAHVFSKASLRR from the coding sequence GTGTGGAATAATAGACAGGGTTTAAACGTTACTGTTGGGTTGTGCGGTATAGCAGTTATGGTAATGGTTGCCACGTTATGTTATTGCGAAGATACGTTTACCGGAACACAGATACTTAAACTTATTGATAAAAACTATAACGCTAAAACACAGGTGTCAGTCTCTGAGATGGTAATAAAGACTGAACGCGGGCCCGCAAGGACTGTAGAATCAAAATCGTGGTCCGAAGGTAACGATAAAACGTTTACCGAGTATCTCGCGCCTGCACGGGAAAAAGGGACGAAGATGTTAAAACTCGGGGATGAACTGTGGATATGGTCGCCGTCCGCGGATCGCGTAATTAAAATTGCAGGGCATATGCTTCGCCAGTCAGTCATGGGCTCTGATTTGTCGTACGAAGATTTTATGGAGAACACAAAACTCGCGGATGCGTATGACGTTGTGATTGCAACGGAACAGATGGTCAATGCCAGGCAGTGCTATATTTTGGAACTTACGGGGAAAGTTGACGATCTTGCGTATCATAAACGCAAAATATGGGTGGACAAGGAACGGTATGTACCGTTGCGGTCCGATCTTTACGCGAAAAGCGGGAAGTTGTTGAAAACGTTTAAGATCGCTGACGTGTTTCAGGTAGGGGACCGGTGGTACCCCAAAAAAATGGTGTTCAAGGACGCGCTTAAACGCGGAGACGGGACGGAGTTTATTATTAAGTCAATTGAGTTTGACGTCGAGATACCCGCGCACGTGTTCTCCAAAGCATCGCTCCGGAGATAA
- a CDS encoding aldolase catalytic domain-containing protein, whose protein sequence is MFRPEIKVIDCSIRDGGLMNNSYFTFETVRNVYKAACAAGIDIVELGYRNSKMKFSEAEYGPWRFCDEKQLKKVADGIDKKTTKLAIMQDAHKALAEDIVPKTESIVDVIRIATYVKDIDKAILLANNATDKGYEATINIMSISKALDRELDEALQQIEEETKVMACYIVDSYGALYSEDVDYYVSKFKRYLKSKEIGIHCHNNKQLAFANTIEGIIKGVNYLDGTLYGIGRAAGNCPLELLISFLKNPKFDILPLLDVISESILPLVKEMAWGYSIPYMITGALNRHPDVAMQMMSLPDSDKAKFDYRKFYLKLTEEGQE, encoded by the coding sequence ATGTTCCGCCCGGAGATTAAGGTTATAGACTGTTCGATCCGCGACGGCGGGTTGATGAATAATTCGTATTTTACGTTTGAAACTGTAAGAAACGTGTATAAAGCCGCTTGTGCTGCGGGGATTGATATCGTTGAGCTCGGGTATCGTAATAGTAAGATGAAATTTTCGGAGGCTGAGTACGGCCCATGGCGGTTCTGTGACGAGAAACAGTTAAAAAAGGTTGCGGATGGTATTGACAAAAAAACTACGAAGCTCGCTATTATGCAGGACGCGCATAAAGCTTTGGCGGAAGATATCGTGCCAAAGACGGAGAGTATAGTTGATGTTATCCGTATCGCTACGTATGTAAAAGATATTGATAAAGCAATACTTCTTGCAAACAATGCAACGGATAAAGGGTATGAAGCGACTATAAACATAATGTCAATTTCGAAAGCGCTGGACCGCGAGCTTGACGAGGCGTTGCAGCAGATCGAGGAAGAAACTAAAGTTATGGCGTGTTATATTGTTGATAGTTACGGCGCGTTGTATAGTGAAGATGTTGATTATTACGTGTCAAAATTCAAACGGTACCTTAAGTCCAAAGAAATCGGGATTCATTGCCATAATAATAAACAATTGGCGTTTGCGAATACGATTGAAGGGATTATCAAGGGAGTGAATTACCTCGATGGAACGCTATACGGTATTGGCCGTGCGGCAGGGAATTGCCCGCTTGAACTCCTTATAAGTTTTCTTAAGAACCCGAAGTTTGATATCCTGCCGTTACTTGACGTTATCAGCGAGTCAATTCTGCCGTTGGTGAAAGAAATGGCGTGGGGTTATAGTATACCCTACATGATAACCGGTGCGCTTAACCGTCATCCCGATGTTGCAATGCAGATGATGAGCTTGCCGGATAGTGATAAAGCAAAGTTTGACTACCGCAAGTTTTACCTCAAACTCACCGAGGAAGGGCAGGAGTAA
- a CDS encoding EamA family transporter has translation MTLLVFSLVLITAVFHAAWNFAAKRAAGNFYAVYIGLAAVSVVFSPILLVLSPTELFRIKAVPYIIASGVIHAIYFSLLGKAYKHGDISTSYPIARGSGVAETALTAFFVLQEKISVTGAAGILAISTGTILTGLCQPVHPKRMKGLVYALLTGVSIMGYSIVDKLGVGTISPVAYIYELYFVAALCLTPIALFNKTNRGELVDAWKNYRNHGFIIGIGSLLTYLIILFVFRLAPVSYVVALRELAVAVGAIFGIKFLGEKCPPLKIAGIVLIVAGIIVIKLA, from the coding sequence ATGACGTTACTGGTTTTTTCGTTAGTCCTGATCACCGCGGTATTTCATGCGGCATGGAATTTCGCGGCAAAACGAGCAGCCGGGAATTTTTATGCGGTATACATTGGCCTTGCTGCGGTTAGCGTTGTGTTCTCTCCAATACTTCTAGTTTTATCTCCAACAGAACTTTTCAGGATAAAAGCTGTGCCTTACATCATAGCGTCAGGCGTGATACACGCAATATACTTTTCGTTACTGGGTAAAGCGTATAAGCACGGCGATATTTCTACGTCATACCCGATTGCCCGCGGGTCGGGTGTTGCAGAAACAGCGTTAACCGCGTTTTTTGTATTACAAGAAAAAATATCGGTCACCGGCGCAGCGGGTATCCTGGCGATAAGTACGGGAACAATACTGACAGGTTTGTGCCAGCCGGTTCATCCGAAAAGGATGAAGGGGTTAGTGTACGCATTACTTACCGGCGTATCAATCATGGGATACTCAATTGTTGACAAACTCGGGGTTGGAACGATAAGCCCCGTGGCGTATATTTACGAACTATACTTTGTAGCGGCGTTATGCTTAACCCCAATTGCGTTGTTCAATAAAACTAACCGCGGGGAACTCGTTGATGCGTGGAAAAACTACCGGAATCATGGGTTTATCATCGGGATTGGGTCGTTACTGACATACTTGATAATCCTTTTTGTGTTCCGCCTTGCGCCAGTGAGTTACGTAGTTGCGCTTCGCGAGCTCGCAGTTGCTGTTGGCGCAATATTTGGTATAAAGTTTTTGGGTGAAAAATGTCCTCCTCTAAAAATAGCGGGGATTGTCCTTATCGTCGCAGGGATTATTGTCATCAAGCTCGCGTAA
- a CDS encoding alpha/beta hydrolase family protein has product MNKVLTAIAFISVFLASSSAYSAQVDISTVTLYSDALGYNTTYYVYLPPNRQPGEKFPVLYILHGAWGYYGDWVDRTNVEDLADKYKMVLVFPDCSQFGWYLDSKIKSNSKYETYIIKELVPEVNKKFPVLTGKNKCGIMGLSMGGHGAMILTAHNPKVFGSASSLSGILQLEAHPTKLDSWHLREILGDPNDKSNKKQWSCYSVYAQAKVLKKNGVNLLFDCGVDDTKTGAITDARALHTKLDELKVKHTYNEYPGNHTWDYWQAHLEEHLKFHSTAMSGK; this is encoded by the coding sequence ATGAATAAAGTATTAACTGCAATTGCGTTTATCAGTGTATTTCTGGCAAGTAGTTCAGCGTATTCCGCGCAGGTGGATATTTCAACGGTTACGTTGTACAGCGATGCGTTGGGGTACAATACCACATACTATGTTTATCTTCCTCCTAATCGCCAGCCCGGGGAAAAGTTTCCTGTCCTGTACATCCTCCACGGTGCGTGGGGGTATTACGGTGACTGGGTGGACCGTACAAATGTTGAAGATCTGGCGGATAAGTACAAAATGGTACTCGTGTTTCCCGATTGCAGCCAGTTCGGGTGGTACCTCGACAGTAAGATTAAATCGAATTCTAAGTATGAAACGTATATCATAAAAGAACTCGTTCCGGAGGTTAACAAAAAGTTTCCTGTCCTTACGGGGAAAAACAAGTGCGGGATCATGGGGTTGAGTATGGGCGGTCACGGCGCAATGATCCTTACCGCGCACAACCCAAAGGTGTTCGGGTCCGCATCATCGTTATCGGGTATCCTGCAGCTTGAAGCGCATCCAACCAAGCTTGACAGTTGGCACTTGCGTGAAATCCTTGGGGATCCTAATGATAAATCTAACAAAAAGCAGTGGAGTTGTTATTCCGTATACGCCCAGGCTAAGGTATTGAAGAAAAATGGTGTAAATCTATTGTTCGACTGCGGGGTGGATGATACAAAGACCGGTGCGATCACTGATGCACGGGCATTACACACAAAACTTGATGAGTTAAAAGTTAAGCATACCTACAACGAATACCCGGGGAACCATACCTGGGACTACTGGCAAGCACATCTTGAAGAACATTTGAAATTTCATTCCACCGCGATGAGCGGAAAATAA
- a CDS encoding RNA polymerase sigma factor yields the protein MQGNNVEPKDTGNRVCSENELITSAINGDRNAFGKIVELYAVQVYNLSYRLTGNEPDAKDLSQEVFCRALKLIGEFKQESSISTWLHRIAVNLWLNNVKHGNIVKYESLDKSVVNEEDNEIKREFMSNELGPEEKVVVKEFNRLLQDALNELTPEQRVAFVLKYIEGKSLKEIAKICNCSVSLVGVRLARALVTLNGKLKQYYKT from the coding sequence GTGCAAGGGAATAATGTTGAACCAAAAGATACCGGTAATCGTGTGTGTAGCGAAAACGAGTTGATAACGAGCGCCATAAACGGCGACCGTAACGCGTTTGGTAAGATTGTAGAGTTGTACGCAGTACAAGTCTATAACCTTAGTTATCGTTTGACGGGTAACGAACCTGATGCGAAGGATCTTTCGCAGGAAGTGTTTTGCAGGGCATTAAAACTGATTGGCGAGTTTAAACAGGAAAGCAGTATCTCTACATGGCTGCACAGGATCGCTGTTAATTTGTGGTTGAATAATGTCAAGCACGGGAACATTGTTAAATATGAATCTTTAGATAAGTCAGTGGTTAATGAAGAAGATAATGAAATAAAACGCGAATTTATGAGTAATGAACTTGGGCCGGAAGAAAAAGTTGTGGTAAAAGAGTTTAACCGGTTGTTGCAGGATGCGTTAAACGAGTTGACGCCGGAACAACGTGTAGCGTTTGTGTTGAAGTATATCGAAGGAAAATCGTTGAAGGAAATCGCAAAGATCTGTAATTGCAGCGTGTCGTTGGTAGGGGTGAGGTTGGCGCGCGCGTTGGTAACGCTGAACGGCAAGTTGAAGCAGTATTATAAAACGTGA
- a CDS encoding protease complex subunit PrcB family protein, which yields MMKCSEVKDLLVLYDEKELDAEKQQQVAQHLNECKDCAALLAGMHNVTQLYNSMGKESLPPNFVRDVQNKIDVGVVVPNKPVSMIYRPQTYVYSALLLICLACLYFNVKPKTQMQAQVQQTITAVVINDSNPNKTNVTSPVIKDVAKKTETVVFHPTSTVTDDTQKMVINKTVTVFAKLPEERQSTLLRGKSQNVDVKHVVKQWQDVRSGIKEKKVLIIKTEQEWRALWQQHNGNNASTLPLPDIDFAKNIVFAAFMGEQPTAGFGIQIKNIEETNTKYYLDIEEATPGSAATQTGQKIQPYHIVVIDK from the coding sequence ATGATGAAATGCAGTGAAGTAAAGGATTTGTTGGTACTGTACGACGAGAAAGAGTTGGATGCTGAGAAACAACAACAGGTAGCGCAGCATTTGAATGAGTGTAAAGACTGTGCCGCGCTTTTAGCCGGGATGCATAATGTGACACAGTTATACAATTCTATGGGTAAAGAATCCTTACCGCCAAACTTTGTGCGGGATGTTCAAAACAAAATCGATGTTGGCGTCGTTGTGCCAAACAAACCTGTTTCCATGATATACCGCCCGCAAACGTACGTGTATTCTGCATTGTTGTTGATATGCCTCGCTTGCTTGTATTTTAATGTGAAACCCAAAACACAAATGCAGGCACAGGTACAACAAACGATAACGGCAGTTGTAATAAATGATAGTAATCCTAACAAAACAAACGTCACATCTCCTGTAATAAAAGATGTTGCGAAAAAGACAGAAACCGTGGTTTTTCATCCTACGTCAACCGTAACAGATGACACGCAAAAAATGGTTATCAACAAAACCGTTACCGTGTTCGCCAAACTACCTGAGGAACGCCAATCGACGTTGCTACGCGGGAAGTCGCAGAATGTTGATGTTAAACACGTTGTGAAACAATGGCAGGATGTGCGTAGCGGGATAAAAGAAAAAAAGGTGCTGATTATCAAAACCGAACAGGAATGGCGGGCGTTGTGGCAACAGCATAACGGTAATAACGCTTCGACGCTTCCTTTGCCGGATATAGATTTTGCGAAAAACATTGTGTTCGCAGCGTTTATGGGCGAGCAGCCCACCGCGGGGTTTGGGATACAGATAAAAAATATTGAAGAGACTAACACTAAATATTATCTTGATATTGAAGAAGCCACGCCGGGAAGTGCAGCGACGCAAACGGGACAAAAGATACAACCGTATCATATTGTGGTTATAGATAAATAG
- a CDS encoding PorV/PorQ family protein, with product MKKVLAWLLLISVCVTWSSAAENTGGLPGYFLNLGIGTRVLGMGRAGTAVADDISALYWNPAGLRQMRNLELMFNHNELFELTKYECIGVAVPTKYNWSFGLGLVQMFSPGTVKRDYFNTVTGEVSDVNSALLFSNAFSVTDKLQLGIGTKVVNKKFDDIDSTWLGFDFGALYTLTEIVRVGLDIQNIFVSSFRRYDTDYKAPMMTRVGVSSSLLDNALILTADLELTSSQYLKIYCGAEYRVWNIMMLRLGYDSNNLTAGFGVVVNNFLFDYAMLSHTLGLSHRAAVTYRFGKYKNITLPAKVDIIVPKKKIDYAVTVNTMKEIPVAVYHLFDAKNVAVTSINITNSTKKEVKFSVSARIDIKKSDEFWEVVVPPGETKELNIVPSLTREEVRAVEVVPTLSKISVEVYKLNAKGKPALLLHNMLPVTLLPYDQFVQEIVDAKNVKYDMIDTLATWVTYNDRSLTDVISKASEKGAASVPPIKIVGVQSPHLFTRPTPDSRSVEEKDQDYLTQVKLIYDTLKDNYGMTYINQPIAYGFSQRIKLPSEVLKNKGNCVELAVLFSSLLESIELDPIILLSIEDGHAVVGWRVAGEEKDVYHLMETSLFGEDFDKVLNQGNALIEQYGLQPEFAGKISFNANGVYKKDGDVLVLDIKKIHSFIPPSPNILR from the coding sequence ATGAAAAAAGTATTGGCGTGGCTATTATTAATATCGGTTTGTGTTACGTGGTCTTCCGCGGCGGAGAATACCGGCGGGTTGCCCGGATACTTTCTTAACCTCGGTATTGGTACGCGCGTGTTGGGCATGGGCCGCGCGGGGACTGCTGTAGCGGATGATATCAGCGCGTTGTACTGGAACCCCGCAGGGTTGCGACAGATGCGGAATCTAGAGCTTATGTTTAACCACAACGAGTTGTTTGAGTTGACAAAGTATGAATGTATTGGAGTGGCAGTGCCGACGAAGTATAACTGGTCTTTTGGGTTAGGGCTAGTCCAAATGTTTTCCCCGGGTACGGTAAAACGTGACTATTTTAATACCGTTACCGGCGAGGTCAGCGACGTTAACAGCGCGTTGTTGTTTTCAAACGCGTTTTCTGTAACCGATAAATTACAGTTAGGTATTGGGACAAAGGTTGTGAACAAAAAGTTTGACGATATCGACTCCACATGGCTGGGGTTCGATTTTGGCGCGTTGTATACACTCACGGAAATTGTGAGGGTGGGGTTGGACATACAAAACATTTTTGTTTCAAGTTTCAGGCGTTACGATACCGACTATAAAGCGCCGATGATGACTAGGGTTGGGGTGTCGTCCAGTTTGTTGGATAACGCTCTTATACTCACCGCCGACCTTGAACTTACCTCGTCGCAGTATTTGAAAATATATTGTGGCGCAGAATACCGAGTGTGGAACATTATGATGTTGCGTTTGGGGTACGATAGCAACAACCTTACAGCCGGGTTTGGCGTTGTGGTAAACAACTTCTTGTTTGACTACGCAATGCTCAGCCATACGTTAGGGTTAAGCCATCGCGCAGCGGTGACGTACCGGTTTGGAAAATACAAAAACATTACTCTCCCGGCCAAAGTTGATATTATCGTTCCGAAGAAAAAGATTGATTACGCAGTTACGGTTAACACAATGAAAGAAATACCTGTTGCGGTTTACCATTTGTTTGACGCGAAAAATGTTGCTGTAACAAGTATCAATATCACTAATAGTACTAAGAAAGAAGTTAAGTTTAGCGTGTCAGCGCGTATAGATATCAAGAAAAGTGATGAGTTCTGGGAAGTAGTTGTCCCGCCCGGGGAAACAAAAGAACTGAATATTGTTCCATCTCTCACGCGAGAGGAAGTAAGAGCGGTCGAAGTTGTTCCTACTCTTAGCAAAATATCGGTGGAAGTGTATAAACTAAATGCTAAAGGTAAACCCGCGCTTTTGTTGCATAACATGTTACCCGTTACATTGTTGCCGTATGACCAGTTTGTCCAGGAAATTGTTGATGCGAAAAACGTGAAGTACGATATGATTGACACGCTTGCTACGTGGGTGACGTATAACGACAGGAGTTTGACGGACGTAATATCTAAAGCAAGCGAAAAAGGCGCGGCGAGTGTTCCACCGATAAAAATTGTGGGCGTCCAATCCCCTCATTTGTTTACCCGTCCTACTCCGGATTCAAGGTCAGTAGAAGAAAAGGATCAGGATTATTTAACGCAGGTAAAACTGATTTACGATACGTTAAAAGATAATTACGGGATGACATATATTAACCAGCCGATAGCGTATGGTTTCTCACAACGCATAAAGTTGCCGTCTGAAGTGTTGAAGAATAAAGGCAACTGCGTAGAATTAGCAGTGCTGTTCTCGAGCTTGCTGGAAAGTATCGAGCTGGACCCCATAATATTGTTGTCAATCGAAGACGGCCACGCGGTGGTCGGCTGGCGAGTGGCTGGTGAAGAAAAAGATGTTTATCATTTGATGGAGACCAGTTTGTTCGGCGAAGATTTTGATAAAGTGTTGAATCAAGGCAATGCGTTGATCGAACAGTACGGATTACAGCCAGAGTTTGCCGGCAAAATATCCTTTAACGCTAACGGCGTTTACAAAAAAGACGGCGATGTGTTGGTTTTAGATATTAAAAAAATCCATTCCTTTATTCCACCTAGTCCAAATATTTTGAGATGA